In the genome of Deltaproteobacteria bacterium CG2_30_66_27, the window GAACGCGTACGTCCCGTCGGACGGATGCAGGACGAGCCGGGTCTCCCGCTTCTCGAACAGGGAAAGATCGTACGCCGCCTCGGAACCCGCGGAGAGCGCGCGGAACACCGTGTTCCGGTCGGGCTCTCCGACGTGCGAAAGCCGCGGGAGAGCGACCCACAGCACCAGGCCGAGCACGAACAGGACGACGGCCAGTTCGACCAGGGTGAAGCCGGCGCGGTGAGGGCCTGCCCCTCTACTTTTCATCCCAGGAGTTGATGTCCCCATCCTCGCCTTCGCCGCCGGGAACGCCGTCCGCGCCGTAGGAGCTGATGTCGTAGTCGCCGCGCCCCCCGGGGCTCACGTACACGTACGGGTTCCCCCAGGGGTCTTTCGGCACGCGGTCCATGTAGCCGTCCTTCCGGTAATTCTTCGGGATCCGGCCGGCGTCGGGGACCTTGACCAGCGCCTCGATCCCCTGGTCGGTGGCGGGGTAGAACCCGTTGTCCAGCTTGAACAGTCCGAGGGCCTGTTCGATGTTCCTGATCTGGACCCGCGACTGGGTCTTCTTCGCCTCCTCGGTCCGCCCGATCAGCTTGGGCACGACCAGGGCGGCCAGCAGGCCGAGGATGACGATGACGACCATGATCTCGATGAGGGTGAACCCCGACCGGTCCCGGAGCCTCCCCTTCCCGTTTCTTTCCGATTCCATCGGGTACCTCCTATCGGACGATCTGTGAGATGTCGAGCAGCGGCAGCAGGACCGACACGACGATGAACGCGACCACCGTCCCCATCACGAGGATGATCAGCGGCTCGAGCAGGGAGAGCAGGCGGGAAAGACGGGCGTTCGTCTCCTCGTCCATCGCGTCGGCGGCCCGGTAGAGGAGGTCGCCCAGCGCCCCGCTTTCCTCGCCCACCGCCACCATCTGCACGAGCGTGGGGGGGATCTCGGGATGCGGGCGCAGCGATTCGGAGAGGGTCGCCCCCTCCACCACGCGATCCGCCGAGGCCGTGATCCGTTCCGAGAGCACCACGTTCCCTACGACGGGCGCCACGATCCGCAGCGCGCGGTCGACCGGAATCCCTCCCGAGATCAGCGTGGACAAGGTGCGCGCGAACCGCGAGAGGGCGGAAAGGTGCTCGAGCCGCCCCACGAGGGGGAGCCGGAGAAGGAGGGTGTCCCGGGCCTTCCTGCCGCGCTCCGTCGCCAGGTACCTTCGGGTTCCGAGGACCGCCCCGGCGGCGAGGAGCAGGAGCGCCCACCACGAGGCCGCGAGGACGTCGGTGACCCCGATGAGGATCCGCGTCGGAAGGGGGAGGGCGGCGCCGAGGTGGGAGAAGATCCCGACGATCTTCGGGACGACGAACGTCAGCAGGAAGACGACGACGAGGGCCGCCACGATCGCCATCAGGAGCGGGTAGGTGAGTGCGGAGCGGACCCGGTTCCGGGTCCGGGCCTGCTCCTCGAGGTGGTCGGCGAGGCGGGTCAGGGAGAGGGGGAGCGTCCCGCTCTCCTCCCCGGCCCGCACCATGCTGGCGTAGAGGTTCGGGAACGTCTCCGGGTGGGTCTCCACGGCGCGCGCCAGCGGGGCTCCCCCGCGGACGGCCTCCAGCAGGTCGACGAGGACCTGGCGGCTCACCGGGTCGTCCACCTGGGTCGCCACGGACTGCAGGGCGCCCACGAGCGGGACGCCCGCTCCCAGCAGCGTGGCGAGCTGCCGGGTGAGGAGCGGGAGGAAATCCGCCCTTCGGAGGAGGGAGGGGAGAAACCCGCCTTTGCGCTCGGGGGGACCTTCCTTCAGCGTGAGGGGGAAGATCCCTTCCTCGTGAAGCTTCCTGCGAGCGAGGACGGGGGTGTCCGCCTCGAGGGTTCCCTTCCGGGAGACGCCTGCCCGGGAGATCCCGGTGTAGCGGAACGTCGGCACGGTCCGCTCACTCCTCCTGCGTGACGCGCAGGACCTCTTCCACCGAGGTCACCCCGGCGACGACCTTCTCGGCGCCGGCCGCAAGGATCGTCCGCATCCCGCGGGAGACGGCGAGCGTCCGGATCCCATCGGCGTCGGCCCGGGTGAGGATCATCGACCGGATCGTCTCGTCCGCCGGGAGGATCTCGAACAGCGCGACGCGGCCCAGGTACCCCGTTTGGAGGCATTTCCCGCATCCGCCCGGCCGGTAGAAAGGGGTTTCGGGCGGAGAGGGGAGCCCCACGCTCCTCGCATCCACGTCGGTGGGGGCGTAGGGGGTCTTGCAGTCGGGGCAGAGGCGCCGCACCAGCCGCTGGGCGACGACGCCCGAAAGGGAGGAGGCGACGAGGAACGGCTCGATCCCCATGTCCACGAGGCGCGTGACCGCGCTGGCCGAATCGTTGGTGTGCAGGGTGGAGAGGACCAGGTGCCCGGTCAGGGACGCCTGGATGGCGATCTCGGCCGTCTCCGCGTCCCGGATCTCCCCCACCATGATGATGTCGGGGTCCTGGCGCAGGATGGAGCGCAGGCCGTTGGCGAACGTCAGCTGGATCTTCGGGTTCACCTGGATCTGCCCGATCCCCTGGAACTGGTACTCCACCGGGTCCTCGATCGTGATGATGTTCTTGGCGCCCGAGTCGAGATGGCGCAGGGCGGCGTAGAGCGTGGTCGTCTTCCCGGAGCCGGTGGGGCCGGTGACGAGCAGGATGCCGCTGGACCGGGAAAGGAACCGCTCGAACGTCGCGAGGTCCGCGGGGTCGAAGCCCATGTCGGAAAGCCCGAAGAGGACGGTTCCGCGGTCGAGGAGGCGCAGCACGGCGCGCTCGCCGAAGGACGTGGGGACGGTGGAGACGCGGATGTCGATCTCCCGGCCTCCGAGGCGGATCTTGATCCGGCCGTCCTGGGGCAGGCGGCGCTCGGCGATGTCGAGCCCCGCCATGACCTTGACCCGGGAGACCGCCGGTGCGTGCCACTTCCGGGGAGCGGTGA includes:
- a CDS encoding type II secretion system protein GspG, which produces MESERNGKGRLRDRSGFTLIEIMVVIVILGLLAALVVPKLIGRTEEAKKTQSRVQIRNIEQALGLFKLDNGFYPATDQGIEALVKVPDAGRIPKNYRKDGYMDRVPKDPWGNPYVYVSPGGRGDYDISSYGADGVPGGEGEDGDINSWDEK
- a CDS encoding type II secretion system protein GspE, giving the protein MTDPSKRTAGPEAGELVPEGGLLSKIPIGYSRRHLLLPCRTPSGEIVLLSGGKPEAREAIDEMRFLAGSTRVVCAPEDEVLARIDAAYERAHSPENEIVEGLPGEWDLDPTAAIEETRDLLESPDEAPVIRFVHSVLFRAIRERSSDIHFEPYEKEMVVRNRVDGILYPMITAPRKWHAPAVSRVKVMAGLDIAERRLPQDGRIKIRLGGREIDIRVSTVPTSFGERAVLRLLDRGTVLFGLSDMGFDPADLATFERFLSRSSGILLVTGPTGSGKTTTLYAALRHLDSGAKNIITIEDPVEYQFQGIGQIQVNPKIQLTFANGLRSILRQDPDIIMVGEIRDAETAEIAIQASLTGHLVLSTLHTNDSASAVTRLVDMGIEPFLVASSLSGVVAQRLVRRLCPDCKTPYAPTDVDARSVGLPSPPETPFYRPGGCGKCLQTGYLGRVALFEILPADETIRSMILTRADADGIRTLAVSRGMRTILAAGAEKVVAGVTSVEEVLRVTQEE